A stretch of Methylogaea oryzae DNA encodes these proteins:
- the erpA gene encoding iron-sulfur cluster insertion protein ErpA: protein MSETQDTLIFTDAAAAKVGELIAEEGNDALKLRVYVSGGGCSGFQYGFTFDETANDDDTAVVKNGVTVLVDPMSLQYLQGAEIDYKDDLSGSQFVIRNPNAVTTCGCGSSFSA, encoded by the coding sequence ATGAGCGAAACGCAAGACACCCTGATTTTTACCGATGCGGCGGCGGCCAAAGTGGGCGAGTTGATCGCGGAGGAAGGCAATGACGCCTTGAAATTGCGGGTATACGTGAGCGGCGGCGGTTGTTCCGGCTTCCAGTATGGCTTCACTTTCGACGAGACGGCCAACGACGACGATACGGCCGTGGTCAAGAACGGTGTGACCGTGTTGGTCGATCCCATGAGCTTGCAGTATTTGCAAGGCGCGGAAATCGATTACAAGGACGATTTGTCCGGTTCGCAGTTCGTCATCCGTAACCCCAATGCCGTGACCACCTGCGGCTGCGGTTCCTCCTTCTCAGCCTAA
- a CDS encoding anhydro-N-acetylmuramic acid kinase, whose product MPDAPDTAAHYVGIMSGTSLDGVDAALVSFQTEFPRLIASHFRPLPADLRQNLAELSLSADVSLQKLGETDARLGELLAECALQAIAAAGMNPDQVRAIGSHGVTVRHAPECDAPFTLQLGDANRIAHITGLTTVADFRRRDIAAGGHGAPLVPAFHRAVFASPDENRVVLNIGGIANITILPKNPSQPVTGFDTGPGNTLLDHWAQRHLGQPIDRDGAWGASGQCHQPLLKLLMDETYFERSPPKSTGKELFSPAWLRAKLEMLAKPPAAADVQATLAHLTARTVAQAVQRYAPDTESVLVCGGGVHNRHLMALLAELLDCPVESTGKFALDPDWIEAMAFAWLARQTLLGLPGNLPEVTGAKHRVVLGAVYPGRLG is encoded by the coding sequence ATGCCCGACGCTCCCGACACAGCGGCACACTACGTCGGAATCATGTCGGGCACCAGCCTGGACGGCGTCGACGCCGCCCTGGTGTCCTTCCAAACCGAATTCCCGCGGCTAATTGCCAGCCACTTCCGCCCCCTCCCCGCCGATCTTCGGCAAAACCTCGCCGAACTAAGCCTTTCCGCCGACGTTTCTCTGCAAAAGCTGGGGGAAACCGACGCCCGCTTGGGCGAGTTGCTCGCCGAATGCGCACTGCAGGCCATCGCCGCAGCCGGCATGAACCCAGACCAGGTCCGCGCCATCGGCAGCCACGGCGTCACCGTGCGCCATGCGCCGGAGTGCGATGCGCCGTTCACCCTGCAGCTGGGCGACGCCAACCGCATCGCCCACATCACCGGCCTCACCACCGTGGCCGACTTCCGCCGCCGCGACATCGCCGCCGGCGGCCATGGCGCACCGTTGGTGCCCGCATTCCACCGAGCGGTCTTCGCCAGCCCGGATGAAAACCGCGTCGTGCTTAATATCGGCGGCATCGCCAACATCACAATCCTGCCGAAAAACCCCAGCCAGCCGGTCACCGGCTTCGACACCGGCCCCGGCAACACCCTGCTGGACCATTGGGCGCAACGCCACCTGGGACAACCGATAGACCGCGACGGCGCGTGGGGTGCGAGCGGCCAATGCCACCAACCGCTGCTAAAGCTGTTGATGGACGAAACTTATTTCGAACGCTCGCCGCCCAAAAGCACCGGCAAAGAATTGTTTTCACCCGCGTGGCTGCGGGCCAAGCTGGAGATGCTGGCGAAACCGCCGGCAGCGGCCGACGTACAAGCCACACTGGCGCACCTGACGGCGCGAACCGTCGCCCAGGCCGTCCAGCGCTATGCGCCGGACACGGAGAGCGTTTTGGTATGCGGCGGCGGCGTACACAACCGCCATTTGATGGCGCTGCTGGCGGAGCTGCTGGATTGCCCGGTGGAATCCACCGGCAAATTTGCATTGGATCCCGACTGGATCGAGGCCATGGCTTTCGCCTGGCTGGCCCGACAAACACTGCTCGGCTTGCCGGGCAACCTGCCCGAAGTGACCGGCGCCAAACACCGGGTGGTGCTGGGCGCCGTCTATCCCGGCCGATTAGGCTGA
- a CDS encoding OapA family protein: MKHPKHIGHVKSAAIAGLFATVAATTSYALISDTPALAPPDITKETYPLTLPPPSSIGDAGEQTPSQNGGKAWLTHTVQAGETLGEIFSGHGLSGADLHEVLNSGEAAHGLKALAPGHVLKLRIKADGQLKKLVYRQNATQAIVVSKGKKGITAKISEKNTDRELTRASGIIKDSLFQDGKRAGLTDKLIIQLANIFGWDIDFALDLRDGDSFTVVYETIYVDGEQTGTGDILAAEFVNQGKTYQAFRYTDEQGRPDYYTSSGQAMHKAFLRTPVEFARISSYFTLARKHPILNTIRAHKGVDYAAPTGTPVRSTGNGRIAYAGTQSGYGNVVVVEHGQKYSTLYGHLSRFANLKTGSAVRQGDVIGYVGQTGLATGPHLHYEFRVGGEHQNPLTAVLPQAEPIKSKQLAAFKQYTQPFLTELARFHNVAVAQID; this comes from the coding sequence ATGAAACATCCCAAGCACATTGGCCACGTGAAGAGCGCGGCCATCGCCGGCCTGTTCGCCACCGTCGCCGCAACAACCAGCTACGCGCTGATCAGCGACACCCCAGCTCTCGCGCCTCCTGACATCACCAAGGAGACCTATCCACTGACACTGCCGCCGCCATCGTCGATAGGCGACGCCGGCGAACAAACGCCGAGCCAAAACGGCGGCAAAGCGTGGCTCACCCATACCGTGCAAGCCGGTGAAACACTGGGCGAGATATTTTCAGGCCATGGCCTCAGCGGCGCCGACCTGCACGAAGTGCTGAACTCCGGCGAAGCCGCCCACGGCTTGAAGGCGTTAGCCCCCGGACACGTTTTGAAACTGCGCATCAAAGCCGACGGACAGCTGAAAAAGCTGGTTTATCGGCAAAACGCCACCCAGGCCATCGTGGTGTCAAAGGGCAAAAAAGGCATCACCGCCAAGATTTCGGAAAAGAACACCGACCGCGAACTGACCCGCGCCAGCGGCATCATTAAAGACTCCTTGTTCCAGGACGGCAAACGCGCGGGCCTGACCGACAAGCTCATCATTCAATTAGCGAATATTTTCGGGTGGGACATCGACTTCGCGCTGGATCTCCGCGACGGCGACAGCTTCACCGTGGTGTACGAAACCATATACGTTGACGGCGAGCAGACGGGTACCGGCGACATCCTCGCCGCGGAATTCGTCAATCAAGGCAAAACCTACCAAGCCTTCCGCTACACCGACGAACAAGGCCGCCCCGATTACTACACGTCCAGCGGCCAGGCCATGCACAAGGCCTTCCTGCGCACTCCGGTCGAATTCGCCCGGATCAGCTCTTATTTCACGCTGGCGCGCAAGCACCCCATCCTCAACACCATCCGCGCCCACAAAGGCGTGGACTACGCCGCCCCGACCGGCACCCCGGTGCGCTCCACCGGCAACGGCCGCATCGCTTACGCTGGCACGCAAAGCGGATACGGCAACGTGGTGGTGGTCGAGCACGGCCAAAAATACAGCACGCTGTACGGCCACCTGTCGCGCTTTGCCAACCTGAAAACCGGCAGCGCGGTACGCCAGGGAGATGTGATCGGCTATGTCGGCCAAACCGGCTTGGCCACCGGCCCCCATCTGCACTATGAATTCCGCGTCGGCGGCGAACACCAAAACCCGCTGACAGCGGTATTGCCTCAAGCGGAGCCGATTAAGTCCAAGCAGCTGGCGGCTTTCAAGCAATACACCCAGCCTTTCCTGACCGAATTGGCGCGCTTCCACAACGTAGCCGTAGCCCAAATCGACTAG
- a CDS encoding efflux RND transporter permease subunit: MEKFTHFFIDRPIFASVLSIVIIVVGGLALFALPIAQYPEIAPPNVVVSATYPGANARVVTDTVATPIEQEVNGVEDMLYMSSQSTNEGAMVLTITFRPGTNIDKAQVLVQNRVALAEPKLPEEVRRLGINVKKRSPDLSLVVNLISPDHRYDSAYLSNYALLQIKDTLARLPGVGDIIVFGARDYSMRVWLDPEQVAARDMTATDVVRALREQNLQVAAGVVGQPPTPGGVDFQYTVTTLGRLMEADQFADIVIKTGADGAVTRLKDVARIELGAKDYASALYLDGQPTVGLAIFQLPGSNALDTKEAVVKAMENLKTRFPAGLEYNLVYDTVVFVKQSIEAVTKTLFEALLLVILVVVVFLQNWRASVIPLIAVPVSLIGTFAVMAALGMSLNTLSLFGLVLAIGIVVDDAIVVVENVERHLAMGESVREATRRAMSEVVGPVIATTLVLIAVFVPTAFITGVSGAFYKQFALTIAVSTAISCFNSLTLSPALCALLLERAHHDPDWLTRQLNRWLGWFFNGFNGVFERFGEGYSRLVGRSFRVASLVLVLYAGLNGLNFLAFEKVHTGFIPPQDQGYLILYAQLPDAASVERTTEIVQQATKIVLATEGVAHINAYAGWSILTGTSQSNVATMFARLTSFEQRAGRPELSADGIVGSLRQSLSKLEDANINVFAPPPVRGMSAVGGFKLQVQDRSNAGVDALQQAAADFIAKGNQQAGLGGLFTTFRSGVPQLYLDVDRIRAKAMNVPLSEVFDTLQIYLGSLYVNDMNRFGRTYQVVAQADAKFRMRPEDIGKLKTRNQDGDMVPLGSLMDVREIHGPDKLTRYNMYPAAEVNGVPLPGVSSGQAIAIMDQLARSELPAGFGYEWTEASLQQVLAGNVALLVFPLSVLFVFLALAAQYESWSLPFAVILIVPMCLLASMAGIWLRGMDNNIFTQVGFIVLVGLAAKNAILIVEFAKRRQEDGLDRFQAAVDAARVRLRPILMTSFAFIMGVFPLVIAQGAGSESRQILGTAVFSGMIGVTLFGLLLTPVFYVVIQAWVERRASRRRTAADWGGENHADV, encoded by the coding sequence ATGGAAAAATTCACCCACTTTTTTATCGACCGGCCGATCTTCGCCTCGGTGCTGTCCATCGTCATCATCGTGGTGGGTGGCTTGGCGTTGTTCGCCCTGCCCATCGCCCAATACCCGGAGATCGCCCCGCCCAACGTGGTGGTGAGCGCCACTTATCCCGGCGCCAACGCCCGCGTCGTGACGGATACGGTGGCCACGCCCATCGAGCAGGAGGTGAACGGCGTGGAAGACATGCTGTACATGTCCTCCCAGTCCACCAACGAAGGCGCCATGGTGTTGACCATCACCTTCCGGCCGGGAACCAACATCGATAAAGCCCAGGTGCTGGTGCAGAACCGCGTGGCGCTGGCCGAGCCGAAGCTGCCGGAGGAAGTGCGGCGGCTCGGCATCAACGTGAAGAAGCGTAGCCCGGACTTGAGCCTGGTGGTCAACCTGATCTCGCCGGATCATCGCTACGACAGCGCTTATTTGAGCAACTACGCCTTGTTGCAGATCAAGGACACGCTGGCGCGGCTGCCGGGCGTCGGCGACATCATCGTGTTCGGCGCCCGCGACTACAGCATGCGCGTGTGGCTGGATCCGGAACAAGTCGCCGCCCGCGACATGACCGCCACCGACGTGGTGCGCGCCTTGCGCGAGCAGAATTTGCAGGTGGCCGCCGGCGTGGTGGGCCAGCCGCCGACGCCGGGCGGCGTGGATTTCCAGTACACCGTCACCACCTTGGGGCGCTTGATGGAGGCGGATCAGTTCGCCGATATCGTCATCAAGACCGGTGCCGACGGCGCCGTCACCCGCTTGAAGGACGTGGCCCGCATTGAGCTGGGCGCCAAGGACTACGCGTCCGCGCTTTACCTGGACGGCCAGCCCACCGTGGGTCTCGCCATTTTTCAGCTGCCCGGTTCCAACGCTCTGGATACCAAGGAGGCGGTGGTCAAAGCCATGGAAAACTTGAAGACGCGTTTTCCGGCGGGGTTGGAATACAACCTGGTTTACGACACCGTGGTGTTCGTGAAGCAGTCCATCGAAGCGGTGACCAAGACGCTGTTCGAAGCCCTGTTGCTGGTGATCCTGGTGGTGGTGGTCTTTCTGCAGAACTGGCGCGCCAGCGTGATTCCGCTGATCGCCGTTCCGGTGTCGCTGATCGGCACTTTCGCCGTCATGGCGGCCTTGGGCATGTCGCTCAACACGCTGTCGCTGTTCGGGCTGGTGCTAGCCATCGGCATCGTGGTGGACGACGCCATCGTGGTGGTGGAAAACGTCGAGCGCCATCTGGCCATGGGGGAAAGCGTGCGCGAGGCCACCCGCCGTGCCATGAGCGAAGTGGTCGGCCCGGTGATCGCCACCACCCTGGTGCTGATTGCGGTATTCGTGCCCACGGCTTTCATCACCGGCGTATCGGGAGCGTTTTATAAACAGTTCGCCCTCACCATCGCTGTTTCCACCGCCATTTCCTGCTTCAATTCCCTGACGCTCAGCCCGGCCCTGTGCGCCTTGCTGCTGGAACGCGCCCACCACGATCCCGATTGGCTGACCCGCCAGCTGAACCGCTGGCTCGGCTGGTTTTTCAACGGCTTCAACGGTGTGTTCGAGCGTTTCGGCGAGGGGTATTCGCGCTTGGTCGGACGCTCTTTCCGCGTGGCGTCGCTGGTGCTGGTTCTGTACGCGGGGCTCAACGGCCTGAATTTTCTGGCTTTCGAGAAAGTCCACACCGGCTTCATTCCGCCCCAGGACCAGGGCTACCTGATCCTCTATGCCCAGTTGCCCGACGCCGCGTCGGTGGAGCGCACCACCGAGATCGTGCAGCAAGCCACCAAGATCGTTCTGGCCACCGAGGGCGTCGCCCACATCAACGCCTATGCCGGTTGGTCGATACTCACCGGCACCAGCCAGTCCAACGTCGCCACCATGTTCGCCCGGTTGACGTCCTTCGAGCAGCGGGCCGGCCGGCCGGAGTTGAGCGCCGACGGCATTGTCGGGAGCCTCCGGCAAAGCCTGTCCAAGCTGGAAGACGCCAACATCAACGTGTTCGCGCCGCCGCCGGTGCGCGGCATGAGCGCCGTGGGTGGCTTCAAGCTGCAGGTGCAGGACCGCTCCAACGCGGGGGTGGACGCTTTGCAGCAGGCGGCCGCCGACTTCATCGCCAAAGGCAATCAGCAAGCCGGCTTGGGCGGATTGTTCACCACCTTCCGTTCCGGCGTGCCGCAGTTGTACCTGGACGTGGATCGCATCCGCGCCAAGGCCATGAACGTGCCTTTGAGCGAGGTGTTCGATACGCTGCAAATTTACCTGGGGTCTCTTTACGTCAACGACATGAACCGCTTCGGCCGCACCTACCAAGTGGTGGCGCAAGCCGACGCCAAGTTCCGCATGCGTCCGGAAGACATCGGCAAGCTGAAAACCCGCAACCAGGACGGTGACATGGTGCCGCTGGGGTCCTTGATGGATGTGCGGGAAATCCACGGCCCGGACAAGCTGACCCGCTATAACATGTACCCGGCCGCGGAAGTCAACGGCGTGCCGTTGCCCGGCGTCAGCTCCGGCCAGGCCATCGCCATCATGGACCAACTGGCCCGCAGCGAGCTGCCGGCCGGGTTCGGCTACGAGTGGACCGAGGCTAGTCTGCAGCAGGTGCTGGCCGGCAACGTGGCGTTGCTGGTGTTTCCCTTGAGCGTGCTGTTCGTCTTCCTGGCCCTGGCGGCGCAGTACGAAAGCTGGTCCTTGCCCTTCGCGGTGATACTCATCGTGCCCATGTGCCTGTTGGCGTCCATGGCTGGGATTTGGTTGCGCGGCATGGACAACAACATCTTCACCCAGGTCGGTTTTATCGTGTTGGTGGGGCTGGCGGCCAAAAACGCCATCCTCATCGTCGAGTTCGCCAAGCGGCGCCAGGAAGACGGCCTCGATCGTTTCCAGGCGGCGGTGGATGCGGCCCGGGTGCGGCTGCGCCCCATTTTGATGACGTCCTTCGCCTTCATCATGGGCGTGTTCCCCTTGGTGATCGCCCAGGGCGCCGGGTCGGAATCCAGGCAAATTCTCGGCACGGCGGTGTTCAGCGGCATGATCGGCGTGACCCTGTTCGGATTGCTGCTGACGCCGGTGTTTTATGTGGTGATCCAGGCTTGGGTGGAGCGCCGCGCATCCCGCCGCCGGACGGCGGCTGATTGGGGAGGAGAGAACCATGCCGACGTTTAA
- the tyrS gene encoding tyrosine--tRNA ligase, whose protein sequence is MDQQVVELIRRGTEEILPEQELWERLAQKKPLRVKAGFDPTAPDLHLGHTVLLNKLKQFQDLGHEAIFLIGDFTGMIGDPTGKSVTRKPLTRDEVIENAKTYEEQIFKVLDPAKTLVMFNSSWMSAMSPVELIQLAAKQTVARMLERDDFNKRYKGGQPIAIHEFLYPLIQGYDSVALRADVELGGTDQKFNLLMGRQLQEAHGQKPQVVVTMPLLEGLDGVNKMSKSLGNYVAIADAPGEMFGKLMSISDVLMWRYYELLSFSTTQQIAAWRKACDEGANPRDAKVRLAQEIVERFHGAAAAADALAEFEARFKQGLMPEQIEEVTVVAPVDGYALVNLLKDAGLTASTSEAIRMINQGAVRIDGERVEDAKLRLAGGSRHVYQVGKRKFLKIVVEST, encoded by the coding sequence GTGGATCAGCAAGTGGTAGAGCTTATTCGGCGGGGTACGGAAGAGATTTTGCCGGAACAGGAATTGTGGGAGCGGTTGGCGCAAAAGAAGCCTTTGCGTGTGAAAGCGGGGTTCGATCCGACCGCGCCGGATTTGCATTTGGGGCATACGGTTCTCCTGAATAAGTTGAAGCAGTTTCAGGACCTGGGGCATGAGGCGATATTCCTCATCGGCGATTTCACCGGCATGATCGGCGACCCCACCGGCAAGAGCGTAACCCGCAAGCCATTGACCAGGGACGAGGTGATCGAGAACGCCAAAACTTACGAGGAGCAGATCTTTAAGGTCCTCGATCCGGCCAAGACGCTGGTGATGTTCAATTCCAGCTGGATGAGCGCCATGAGTCCGGTGGAGTTGATTCAGCTCGCCGCAAAGCAGACCGTTGCGCGCATGCTGGAGCGAGACGACTTTAATAAGCGCTACAAGGGCGGGCAGCCCATCGCTATCCACGAATTCCTTTATCCATTGATCCAAGGTTACGACTCGGTGGCGCTGCGGGCCGATGTGGAGTTGGGTGGCACGGATCAAAAGTTCAATTTGCTCATGGGGCGCCAGCTGCAGGAAGCGCATGGGCAGAAACCCCAAGTGGTAGTCACTATGCCCTTGCTGGAGGGGCTTGACGGCGTCAACAAGATGTCCAAGTCGTTGGGGAATTATGTGGCTATCGCCGATGCTCCGGGGGAGATGTTCGGTAAGTTGATGTCCATTTCCGATGTATTGATGTGGCGTTATTACGAGTTGCTCTCGTTTTCGACGACGCAGCAGATAGCGGCGTGGCGTAAGGCATGCGACGAAGGTGCCAATCCCCGTGACGCCAAGGTGCGGTTGGCTCAGGAAATCGTCGAGCGTTTCCACGGTGCCGCTGCTGCCGCCGATGCCTTGGCGGAGTTCGAGGCGCGTTTCAAGCAGGGACTGATGCCGGAGCAGATCGAGGAAGTCACCGTGGTTGCCCCAGTTGACGGATATGCTCTGGTCAACTTGTTGAAAGATGCTGGCCTCACTGCGAGCACTTCTGAGGCCATCCGCATGATAAACCAAGGCGCGGTACGCATAGACGGGGAGCGTGTAGAAGACGCGAAGCTGCGCCTGGCGGGTGGGAGTCGGCATGTTTATCAGGTAGGTAAACGGAAATTTTTGAAGATAGTGGTGGAAAGTACTTGA
- a CDS encoding efflux transporter outer membrane subunit: protein MPTFNHRRRVAALLAAGLLGGCAVGPDYQPPAAEGVGTSFANAGLPEFSPDAPDLAWWRQFQDAQLSGLVDQALAHNRDLRAAGANLEEARALYLQSGLDLLPTVTARGSYNEQKRSVASMNNRAFVPRELKLYSTGFDASWELDLWGRIRRNVESRDAEVQVQEADYRDLMVSLIAEVARNYFSLRGLQNQLAVAQRNAENQAQTLKLTQARLDAGRGTELDTARAQAQLDTTRATIPPMESAIHQAIHRLGVLTGQAPGALTVALLQPVPLAAIPAVLHIGNPADLLRRRPDIRVAERSLASATAQIGVATADLFPRVTFVGTIALEGSTFAAVGGGGSDGYSAGPRITWAALDLGRVYARIKAADARAEASLAQYEQTVLNALEETENALVDFNRRRAQRDILAQAARASQRAHELAHLRFQDGAADFLTVLDTELRLLQDQQRLAQSETETATALVALYKALGGGWENSVTAESH, encoded by the coding sequence ATGCCGACGTTTAATCATCGCCGTCGCGTCGCCGCGTTGCTGGCAGCGGGGTTGCTGGGCGGCTGCGCCGTGGGGCCGGATTATCAGCCGCCGGCCGCGGAAGGCGTCGGGACGTCGTTCGCCAATGCCGGCTTGCCGGAGTTTTCGCCCGACGCGCCGGACCTGGCCTGGTGGCGGCAGTTCCAGGACGCGCAGCTGTCCGGTTTGGTCGACCAGGCTCTGGCGCACAATCGCGATTTACGGGCGGCGGGCGCCAATTTGGAGGAGGCGCGCGCGCTGTACCTGCAATCGGGCCTGGACCTATTGCCGACCGTCACCGCCCGCGGCAGCTACAACGAGCAGAAGCGCAGCGTGGCTTCCATGAACAATCGCGCCTTCGTGCCCCGCGAGTTGAAGCTTTACAGCACCGGCTTCGATGCGTCCTGGGAACTGGATCTATGGGGGCGGATACGGCGCAATGTGGAATCCCGCGACGCCGAGGTGCAGGTTCAAGAAGCTGATTACCGCGACCTGATGGTCAGCCTGATCGCCGAGGTGGCGCGCAACTACTTCAGTTTGAGAGGCTTGCAGAACCAGTTGGCGGTGGCCCAGCGCAACGCCGAAAACCAGGCGCAAACCTTGAAGCTGACCCAGGCGCGTTTGGACGCCGGGCGCGGTACCGAACTGGATACCGCCAGGGCGCAAGCCCAGCTGGATACCACGCGGGCCACCATCCCGCCGATGGAGTCCGCCATCCATCAGGCCATCCATCGCCTCGGCGTACTCACCGGCCAAGCGCCCGGCGCCTTGACCGTCGCCTTGTTGCAGCCGGTTCCCTTGGCCGCGATTCCGGCCGTGCTGCACATCGGTAATCCCGCCGATTTGTTGCGCCGTCGCCCCGATATCCGCGTTGCCGAGCGGAGCTTGGCCAGCGCGACGGCGCAAATCGGCGTCGCCACCGCCGATTTGTTTCCCCGCGTGACCTTCGTTGGCACCATCGCCTTGGAGGGCAGCACGTTCGCCGCCGTCGGCGGCGGCGGTTCGGACGGTTATTCCGCCGGGCCGAGGATCACCTGGGCCGCTCTCGACTTGGGTCGCGTCTATGCCCGCATCAAGGCGGCGGACGCGCGGGCCGAGGCCAGCCTGGCGCAATACGAACAAACCGTGTTGAACGCGTTGGAGGAGACGGAAAACGCCCTGGTGGATTTCAATCGTCGACGGGCTCAGCGCGACATCCTGGCGCAGGCGGCGCGGGCCAGCCAGCGCGCCCATGAACTGGCCCATCTGCGCTTCCAAGACGGCGCGGCGGATTTTTTGACGGTGCTGGACACCGAGCTGCGCTTGTTGCAGGACCAGCAGCGCTTGGCGCAGAGCGAGACCGAAACCGCGACGGCGCTGGTCGCCCTGTACAAAGCCTTGGGCGGCGGCTGGGAGAATTCCGTCACGGCGGAATCGCACTGA
- the argC gene encoding N-acetyl-gamma-glutamyl-phosphate reductase — protein MIEVGIVGGTGYTGVELLRLLCRHADVRIRAVTSRSDAGKRVDSIYPNLRGFVDVAFSEPDVEVLAQCDLVFFATPNGTAMRMAPELLDRGVKVIDLAADFRLKDAAEWAQWYGEPHACPELLAEAVYGLPEVNRAAIRKARLVANPGCYPTAVQLGFLPLLAAGLIDGAHLVADAKSGVSGAGRKAEVPMLMAEAGESFKAYGVAGHRHLPEIRQGLAEAAGAAVGLTFVPHLLPMIRGIHATLYSRLTGSPGDLQDLFERHYADEPFVDVLPAGSHPETRNVRGANRCQIAVHRPQGGDTVVVLSVIDNLVKGAAGQAVQNMNLMCGLEETAGLMLVGLSP, from the coding sequence ATGATCGAAGTGGGCATTGTCGGCGGCACCGGTTATACCGGCGTCGAGTTGTTGCGGTTGCTGTGCCGGCATGCGGACGTGCGTATTCGTGCGGTAACTTCGCGGAGCGACGCCGGCAAGCGCGTGGATTCGATTTATCCCAACCTGCGCGGCTTCGTCGACGTGGCGTTCAGCGAGCCCGACGTGGAGGTGTTGGCCCAGTGCGATCTGGTGTTTTTCGCCACGCCCAACGGCACGGCCATGCGCATGGCGCCGGAATTGCTGGACCGGGGCGTCAAGGTGATCGACCTGGCGGCGGACTTTCGCCTCAAGGACGCGGCGGAGTGGGCGCAGTGGTACGGCGAGCCCCATGCCTGCCCGGAACTCCTGGCCGAAGCGGTTTACGGTTTGCCGGAGGTGAACCGGGCGGCGATCCGGAAAGCGCGGCTGGTGGCCAATCCCGGTTGTTATCCCACCGCGGTGCAATTGGGCTTCCTGCCGCTGCTGGCGGCGGGCCTGATCGATGGCGCCCATCTGGTGGCCGATGCCAAGTCCGGCGTCAGCGGCGCCGGCCGCAAGGCGGAAGTGCCCATGCTGATGGCTGAGGCGGGAGAGAGCTTCAAGGCTTACGGCGTGGCAGGCCACCGCCATTTGCCGGAAATCCGCCAGGGGCTGGCCGAGGCCGCCGGTGCGGCGGTGGGTCTGACCTTCGTGCCCCATTTGCTGCCGATGATCCGCGGCATCCATGCCACGTTATATAGCCGTTTGACCGGTTCCCCCGGCGATTTACAGGACTTGTTCGAACGGCATTATGCCGATGAGCCTTTTGTCGACGTGCTGCCGGCCGGTTCCCATCCGGAAACCCGTAACGTGCGCGGCGCGAACCGTTGCCAGATCGCCGTTCATCGTCCTCAGGGCGGCGACACGGTGGTGGTGTTGTCGGTGATCGACAATCTGGTGAAGGGCGCGGCGGGGCAGGCGGTGCAGAACATGAACCTGATGTGCGGCTTGGAGGAGACCGCCGGGTTGATGCTGGTAGGACTCAGTCCTTGA